In the genome of Spirochaetia bacterium, one region contains:
- a CDS encoding amino acid ABC transporter ATP-binding protein, whose product MINVEHMVKNYGDLRVLKDISFHVDRGEVLSIIGPSGSGKSTLLRAINQLESIEGGKVTICGEILYDNGHQPSADKLRQIQLMCGLVFQNFNLFPHFSVKRNITEALVSVLHKEKTDADATAMGLLEKMGLADKADSYPCQLSGGQQQRVSIARALALKPQVLWFDEPTSALDPELTGEILKVIRELAAEKMTMVVVTHEMAFARGISDRVIFMDDGLIAEEGTPEEVFGNPKHERTRQFLTRYRT is encoded by the coding sequence ATGATAAACGTCGAACACATGGTCAAGAACTATGGAGACCTCAGGGTACTCAAGGATATTTCATTCCACGTTGACAGAGGAGAAGTCCTTTCGATCATAGGTCCCTCCGGTTCAGGTAAAAGCACATTGCTCAGGGCCATCAACCAATTGGAAAGCATCGAGGGAGGAAAAGTGACTATCTGCGGAGAAATCCTGTACGACAACGGTCACCAGCCTTCTGCTGACAAACTCAGGCAGATTCAGCTCATGTGCGGATTGGTTTTCCAAAATTTCAACCTTTTTCCCCACTTCAGTGTCAAAAGGAACATCACGGAAGCCTTGGTTTCGGTACTGCACAAGGAAAAAACTGATGCCGATGCCACAGCTATGGGATTACTTGAAAAAATGGGGCTTGCTGACAAAGCTGACAGCTATCCCTGCCAATTGTCAGGAGGACAGCAACAGAGGGTTTCCATTGCACGGGCCCTTGCGCTCAAACCTCAGGTCCTATGGTTTGATGAACCGACAAGTGCATTGGATCCCGAGCTTACCGGGGAAATCCTGAAAGTCATCAGGGAACTGGCCGCGGAAAAGATGACCATGGTCGTCGTTACCCACGAAATGGCCTTTGCCAGAGGTATCAGCGACAGGGTTATTTTCATGGATGACGGTCTCATCGCGGAAGAAGGTACGCCAGAAGAAGTATTCGGCAATCCGAAACATGAAAGGACAAGACAATTCCTTACACGATACAGGACCTGA
- a CDS encoding amino acid ABC transporter permease — protein MEKLLQQMLQGTVVSFQIFFLTLLFALPLGLLVAKGRMSHIKIISQIVNIYIMIMRGTPLILQLIFVYFAPYYVFGSSTDRFTAAIIAYVINYAAYFAEIYRGGIQSIPKGQYEAGKVLGFTKSHTFTHIVLPQVVKKIIPAMGNEVITLVKDTALAQTIGVAELFRVAQTASAREFSTTPLFVAGIFYFVMNGVVSKAFDLLEKKLDYYN, from the coding sequence GTGGAAAAGCTTCTCCAACAAATGCTCCAAGGAACTGTGGTAAGTTTCCAGATTTTTTTCCTTACGCTCCTGTTTGCCCTGCCACTTGGCTTGCTCGTGGCAAAAGGGCGGATGAGCCACATCAAGATCATTTCTCAAATCGTCAACATCTACATCATGATCATGAGAGGCACACCGCTGATCCTCCAGCTCATCTTCGTGTATTTTGCACCCTACTACGTCTTCGGCTCCTCAACAGACCGTTTTACAGCAGCCATCATCGCTTATGTCATCAACTACGCGGCTTACTTTGCTGAAATCTACCGAGGTGGTATCCAATCCATACCGAAAGGACAATATGAGGCAGGCAAGGTCTTGGGATTCACGAAATCTCATACATTCACCCACATAGTACTGCCACAGGTAGTCAAGAAAATCATTCCGGCCATGGGCAATGAAGTGATTACCCTGGTCAAGGATACCGCATTGGCCCAGACTATCGGTGTTGCAGAGCTTTTCAGGGTTGCCCAGACAGCCTCGGCAAGGGAGTTCTCCACTACACCGCTGTTTGTCGCGGGAATCTTCTACTTCGTCATGAACGGTGTTGTCTCAAAGGCTTTCGATCTTCTTGAGAAAAAACTTGATTACTACAATTGA
- a CDS encoding FAD-dependent oxidoreductase, protein MEHYDYIIVGSGPAGMGCAFALLEKSVKGSDILILDKESYSTGGMRNDCKMNFTYPIGFPEEYWTQEQAETYLDKQIAFFKPNFMQKDNIARYQKRAERLGCRLVEIQQTHLGTDGGLQLIKKLLRQLSDAGVVLALGEEVLSIHDKAHTIVTDTRQLTYGKLLVAPGRHGFRFLQQAMHHMGVSFVDNIVDIGIRVETRLEHYPIVKDYYDPKFYFPEKVRTFCTNSGRAHVVKETYLTERNEKWFSVNGHAYSEESSKNNGLVNFALLKTVRLTAPLASGQQYAQNLGTTAAQLGGGRPLMQRVGDFRLGSRSKEFSFNDDLYDFKPSLPSCCPGDISLAMPAKILRAIWKAMKNLDTIVPGVLHPSTIMYYPEIKLYANKPIYLDEQFKVAEDVYFAGDGAGTSRGITGAWASGIRAAEGMYGISTPIRNDKNNTQAVK, encoded by the coding sequence ATGGAACACTATGATTATATAATCGTCGGCTCAGGCCCGGCAGGAATGGGCTGCGCCTTTGCCCTGCTTGAGAAATCTGTAAAAGGCAGCGATATACTGATACTTGACAAGGAAAGCTACTCGACAGGCGGCATGCGAAACGACTGCAAGATGAACTTTACCTATCCTATCGGATTCCCTGAAGAATACTGGACACAGGAACAGGCTGAAACATATCTGGACAAACAGATTGCATTCTTCAAGCCGAATTTCATGCAAAAAGACAATATCGCAAGATATCAAAAAAGAGCAGAAAGGCTAGGATGCAGATTAGTAGAAATCCAACAGACCCACCTGGGTACGGATGGAGGACTGCAGCTGATCAAGAAACTCCTACGACAGCTTTCTGATGCAGGCGTCGTCCTTGCCTTGGGAGAAGAAGTACTTTCCATCCATGACAAGGCACACACGATCGTAACGGATACAAGACAGTTGACCTATGGGAAACTGTTGGTAGCCCCAGGAAGACATGGATTTCGTTTCCTTCAGCAGGCAATGCACCATATGGGAGTCAGCTTTGTTGACAACATCGTCGATATCGGCATAAGAGTCGAAACACGACTTGAACATTATCCGATCGTAAAGGATTACTATGACCCGAAGTTCTATTTCCCTGAAAAAGTAAGGACCTTCTGTACAAACAGCGGCAGGGCCCATGTAGTCAAGGAAACATATCTGACCGAAAGAAATGAAAAATGGTTCTCGGTGAATGGACATGCCTACTCCGAAGAATCCTCAAAGAACAACGGACTTGTCAATTTTGCACTTCTGAAAACAGTCAGGCTCACAGCCCCGCTCGCCTCAGGCCAGCAGTATGCGCAGAACCTGGGCACGACTGCAGCCCAACTGGGAGGCGGCCGCCCGCTCATGCAACGGGTCGGAGATTTCAGGCTTGGTTCAAGAAGCAAGGAATTTTCTTTCAATGACGACTTATATGACTTCAAGCCGTCCCTTCCGAGCTGCTGTCCCGGTGACATTTCCCTGGCTATGCCGGCCAAGATACTCCGCGCCATCTGGAAAGCCATGAAGAACCTCGACACTATCGTACCGGGCGTACTCCATCCTTCAACGATCATGTACTATCCCGAAATCAAGCTCTATGCGAACAAACCTATTTACTTGGATGAGCAGTTCAAGGTCGCAGAAGACGTATATTTTGCCGGTGACGGGGCGGGTACATCCAGAGGTATTACCGGTGCGTGGGCAAGCGGCATACGGGCAGCAGAGGGAATGTATGGGATTTCAACTCCCATCAGAAATGACAAAAATAACACACAGGCAGTCAAATGA
- a CDS encoding SurA N-terminal domain-containing protein: MPSKDKKTETEKTTADTKKVTNISAGKAKAERKSIGWIFGMVILILVSLTFVAAPAVEAIVGRKNGAGIKFGEYDGKDISYAPGNYFAKQYENYSKNYSGSSSSSPQLAMFQIWESAFQSTVIYTALSDMAKKAGIITTDTTINEAIKAGGYYNDENGKFDVNAYKNADVSTKESIRASVQENLPSSTVLNDIASGVTSDAEADYVASMSDDTRSFEYVVFSPTSYPDDQATKYAQANPQLFQQIGLSVLSASSKDDAQAALDKINGGEAFATVAKASSKDSYAAEGGKLGIMPYYSILSNFKNSDEATVLLSGSKGSVFGPYETADGGYALYEIDTKATDPDYTDAKILTEIKSYISLKDSSLMDEFLLSKAKEFTDAATTDFDKAAKDEDLKAISVSSTPANIGGSQFMGSFSYSDSGKYLTALSSDADNMKKLFKAKVGSILDPIKYNSSYVVVKVVKEDKASGMGDYIKKAYPYYAGQLMESDLQNAILSDDNPKFKNDFTNVFINEIFSKTNFTNNNASAASGTTENSTAKTDSGSTSTTGTSTTSTEASGK; encoded by the coding sequence ATGCCTTCCAAAGACAAGAAAACTGAAACTGAAAAAACTACGGCAGATACCAAGAAAGTAACCAACATATCCGCCGGAAAAGCCAAAGCTGAAAGAAAAAGCATAGGCTGGATATTCGGTATGGTCATCCTGATACTTGTTTCTTTGACCTTCGTCGCGGCACCGGCTGTTGAAGCTATCGTAGGCCGGAAGAACGGTGCAGGAATCAAATTCGGTGAATACGACGGCAAGGATATCAGCTATGCTCCGGGCAACTACTTCGCAAAGCAATACGAGAACTACAGCAAGAATTATTCCGGCTCGTCCAGCAGCAGTCCACAGCTTGCCATGTTCCAGATATGGGAATCAGCTTTCCAGAGCACGGTAATCTACACCGCACTTTCCGATATGGCAAAGAAAGCCGGTATCATCACCACTGACACGACCATCAATGAAGCAATAAAAGCAGGTGGCTATTATAATGATGAAAACGGCAAATTCGATGTAAACGCCTACAAGAATGCCGATGTTTCCACAAAAGAAAGCATACGTGCATCAGTACAAGAAAACCTGCCTTCATCAACAGTCCTTAATGATATCGCATCCGGCGTTACCAGTGACGCGGAAGCCGATTACGTAGCATCCATGTCCGATGACACCCGTTCATTTGAGTACGTCGTTTTTTCTCCTACTTCTTATCCTGATGATCAGGCAACCAAATATGCACAGGCAAATCCACAGCTGTTCCAGCAGATTGGTCTGTCCGTACTCTCCGCTTCCAGCAAGGATGATGCCCAAGCCGCACTTGACAAGATCAACGGCGGTGAAGCTTTTGCAACAGTTGCCAAAGCTTCAAGCAAAGACAGCTATGCCGCTGAAGGCGGTAAGCTGGGAATCATGCCTTACTACAGCATCCTGAGCAATTTCAAAAACAGTGATGAAGCAACCGTATTGCTCAGCGGTAGCAAAGGCTCTGTCTTCGGTCCCTATGAAACTGCTGATGGTGGCTATGCACTCTACGAGATAGATACGAAAGCAACCGATCCAGATTATACTGATGCAAAGATACTTACCGAAATCAAGAGTTATATCTCTCTCAAGGACAGTTCCCTGATGGATGAGTTCCTACTGTCAAAAGCCAAGGAATTCACTGATGCAGCAACAACGGATTTCGACAAGGCAGCAAAGGACGAAGACCTCAAGGCGATTTCTGTTTCCTCTACACCGGCCAATATCGGAGGAAGTCAGTTCATGGGTAGTTTCTCCTACAGTGATTCCGGTAAATACCTTACCGCCCTTTCTTCTGATGCTGACAATATGAAGAAACTCTTCAAGGCAAAGGTAGGCTCAATCCTTGATCCGATCAAGTATAATAGTTCCTATGTAGTAGTAAAGGTCGTCAAGGAAGACAAGGCTTCAGGTATGGGAGACTACATAAAGAAGGCTTATCCGTACTATGCAGGACAGTTGATGGAATCTGACTTACAGAATGCAATTCTCAGCGATGACAATCCAAAGTTCAAGAATGATTTCACAAATGTATTCATCAATGAAATCTTCAGCAAGACGAACTTCACCAACAATAATGCATCTGCCGCATCAGGAACAACAGAAAACAGTACGGCAAAAACCGATTCCGGGTCGACATCGACGACAGGAACCAGTACGACTTCAACAGAAGCCTCAGGCAAATAG
- a CDS encoding D-aminoacylase produces the protein MKKNNGTVTLLKGCTIADGTGRQAFVGDVALNGSEIAAVGKNLGTDGTVVDCAGLHLMPGFIDIHGHSDLKVLKDPSMTCKLQQGITTEVAGNCGVGTFPLCAESREVTLLDTRDVLGTYDYDWTDFASYASKVEEQGSGTNILYLQSHTALRTCVLHDDCNRPATKEEITSMCHLLDVSLSQGCIGLSSGLYYAPCVFAQRDELEALLRVVSSHGKLFAVHHRCEGDEVVSSLQEVLDLARSTGVRLEVSHLKAIGIKNQQYVPRLLTMLEEARREGIDVAFDQYPYDFGSTSLFSLLPPQYLRLSHDQLHMALGNREDRKRMSAMIMHPQGWDSLVELCGFDKIIPIVLEGQENYQYKTLRQIALEMKGSSTDEACMDAFLTLLENEQGVALMVDTTQSEESLCTIMRHPLMCFGTDALYASNLCHPRSYQAAIHMLQEYCLGQKVLGLEEMVHRMSGKTAQRLGLSDRGTIEAGKKADIVLLDLSRLKDNSTLTDPAARPDGVEKVFVNGRLAIEDGRLVASCPFGKILRML, from the coding sequence ATGAAAAAAAATAATGGTACTGTTACCCTTTTGAAGGGCTGTACGATAGCTGATGGTACGGGCAGGCAGGCTTTTGTCGGCGATGTTGCCTTGAATGGTAGTGAAATTGCAGCAGTTGGAAAAAATTTAGGAACTGACGGGACTGTGGTAGACTGTGCAGGGCTTCATCTGATGCCTGGTTTCATTGATATACATGGGCACAGTGACCTGAAGGTCCTGAAAGATCCTTCAATGACCTGCAAGCTACAGCAGGGTATTACGACTGAAGTAGCAGGCAACTGCGGCGTAGGGACTTTTCCCCTCTGTGCGGAAAGCAGGGAAGTGACCTTGCTGGATACGCGTGATGTACTTGGAACTTATGATTATGATTGGACTGATTTTGCGTCCTATGCCTCGAAGGTGGAAGAGCAGGGAAGTGGTACAAATATCCTTTATCTGCAGAGCCATACAGCCTTGCGGACCTGTGTATTGCATGACGATTGCAACAGGCCTGCGACGAAGGAAGAAATTACGTCCATGTGCCATCTGCTTGATGTGTCACTGTCACAGGGATGCATCGGACTTTCAAGCGGGTTGTATTATGCTCCATGTGTATTTGCACAGCGGGATGAACTTGAAGCATTGCTGCGTGTCGTCAGTTCCCATGGAAAGCTGTTTGCTGTCCACCATAGATGTGAAGGTGATGAAGTAGTTTCATCCCTGCAGGAAGTGCTTGACCTTGCCCGGAGCACAGGGGTACGTCTTGAAGTCAGCCATCTCAAGGCCATAGGCATAAAGAACCAGCAGTATGTTCCCCGGCTGCTTACCATGTTGGAGGAAGCCCGAAGAGAGGGAATTGATGTGGCCTTTGACCAATATCCATATGATTTCGGTTCCACAAGCCTGTTCAGCCTTTTGCCACCCCAGTATCTGCGCCTGTCTCATGACCAACTGCATATGGCCTTAGGTAACAGGGAAGACAGGAAGAGGATGTCTGCTATGATCATGCATCCCCAAGGATGGGATTCGCTTGTCGAACTTTGTGGTTTTGACAAGATCATACCCATTGTCCTGGAAGGTCAGGAAAACTATCAGTACAAGACATTGCGGCAGATTGCCCTGGAAATGAAAGGAAGCAGTACCGATGAGGCTTGCATGGATGCTTTTCTTACCTTGCTTGAAAACGAGCAGGGTGTTGCCTTGATGGTTGACACTACCCAAAGCGAAGAGAGCCTTTGTACTATCATGAGACATCCTCTCATGTGTTTCGGCACTGATGCATTGTATGCAAGCAATCTGTGCCATCCCCGTTCTTACCAAGCTGCAATACATATGTTGCAAGAATATTGCCTTGGTCAGAAAGTGCTGGGATTGGAAGAAATGGTACATAGGATGAGCGGCAAGACCGCACAGCGACTGGGCCTTTCTGACAGAGGCACAATAGAAGCCGGGAAGAAGGCAGATATTGTCTTGCTTGATTTGTCCAGGCTTAAGGATAATTCTACCTTGACTGATCCCGCGGCAAGACCTGATGGAGTTGAAAAGGTTTTTGTCAACGGCCGGCTGGCCATTGAGGACGGAAGGCTTGTTGCCTCCTGTCCGTTCGGAAAGATACTGAGAATGCTGTAA
- a CDS encoding amino acid ABC transporter substrate-binding protein, giving the protein MKRFLTVLLVAVTGLALFANGNQEVPGKDDSLDKVMKKGVFVLGLDDSFPPMGYRNDDNEIVGFDIDLAKEVTKRMGVELKCQPIDWNSKEQELATGNIDCIWNGFTITPEREKVLTFTKPYMNNAQVLVVKGNAPYQALADFAGKTIGVQAGSSSNDAIDANVQFKSSLKQIIDFKDNLTALMDLQSGGVDAVAVDLMVATDNIKRSGKDFRILKQTLADEQFGVGFRKGDLALRDKVQEELDAMANDGTMAKISTQWFGSDITVIGK; this is encoded by the coding sequence ATGAAAAGATTTCTTACAGTTCTGCTTGTGGCAGTCACAGGCCTGGCTCTCTTTGCCAACGGTAACCAAGAGGTCCCGGGGAAGGATGATTCCTTGGACAAGGTAATGAAAAAGGGTGTTTTCGTACTTGGACTTGACGATTCATTCCCTCCCATGGGATATCGCAATGACGACAATGAAATCGTAGGCTTTGACATAGACCTGGCAAAGGAAGTCACCAAGAGAATGGGTGTGGAACTCAAATGCCAGCCTATCGACTGGAACAGCAAGGAACAGGAATTGGCAACCGGTAACATTGACTGTATCTGGAATGGCTTTACCATCACCCCAGAAAGGGAAAAGGTCCTTACGTTCACAAAGCCATATATGAACAATGCACAGGTCCTGGTCGTAAAAGGCAATGCCCCTTACCAGGCCTTGGCTGATTTTGCCGGCAAGACCATCGGCGTGCAGGCTGGTTCATCTTCCAATGATGCCATTGACGCAAATGTGCAGTTCAAATCCAGCCTGAAGCAGATCATTGACTTCAAGGATAACCTGACGGCATTGATGGACCTGCAGAGCGGCGGCGTCGATGCAGTTGCAGTGGATCTCATGGTCGCTACTGACAACATCAAGAGATCAGGCAAGGATTTCCGTATTCTCAAGCAGACACTTGCCGACGAACAGTTCGGAGTGGGCTTCCGCAAAGGTGACCTTGCATTGAGAGACAAGGTACAGGAAGAACTGGATGCCATGGCAAATGATGGTACAATGGCAAAGATATCCACACAGTGGTTCGGCAGCGATATCACTGTCATAGGGAAATAA